The following are encoded together in the Panicum virgatum strain AP13 chromosome 6K, P.virgatum_v5, whole genome shotgun sequence genome:
- the LOC120711693 gene encoding probable purine permease 11 isoform X2 — MAHAQEIQLQITEPESGDKGCDSRDEPEPDEPPTRRLPRSRGVRWWALVAVDMLMLLAGGTVATLLSRLYYNSGGNSKWMSTLTQSCGAPLLAIPLLLTPPAPEEERRRPAPSKLAAVYLGIGVLIGVDNLMYAYALLYLPVSTFSLVAATQLAFNAVTSRLINAQRFTPLIANSVVVLTFAAAMLGVGASSDGDGTSSSGAPPRGRYAAGFVLTLAASAVLALILSLYELAFERVVRARTPRWVLRTQMHTNLVASAVAAAGLLASGEWRTVPGEMAAFRDGPARYVLTLAGTAAAWQAALAGQVRLVARVSSLFANATGAVQLPLVPVFAVVLFGDRMTGVKTVAMLMAVWGFLSYVYQHYLDGRRAAAGKDGAECAVCAARAASNAVSSAS, encoded by the exons ATGGCACATGCTCAAGAAATTCAGCTCCAAATCACAG AGCCGGAATCCGGCGACAAGGGCTGCGACAGCCGTGATGAACCGGAACCTGATGAACCTCCCACACGCCGGTTGCCGAGAAGCCGCGGCGTCCGGTGGTGGGCGCTGGTGGCCGTGGACATGCTGATGTTGCTCGCCGGAGGGACAGTGGCCACCCTCCTCAGCCGCCTGTACTACAACTCCGGCGGCAACAGCAAGTGGATGTCCACGCTCACGCAGTCCTGCGGCGCGCCGCTCCTGGCCATCCCGTTGCTCctgacgccgccggcgccggaggaggagcgccGACGGCCGGCGCCGTCCAAGCTGGCGGCCGTCTACCTCGGCATCGGCGTCCTGATCGGCGTCGACAACCTGATGTACGCGTACGCGCTGCTGTACCTGCCGGTGTCCACCTTCTCGCTGGTGGCGGCGACGCAGCTGGCGTTCAACGCCGTCACGTCGCGGCTCATCAACGCGCAGCGCTTCACGCCGCTCATCGCCAACTCCGTGGTCGTGCTCACCTTCGCCGCCGCGATGCTCGGCGTCGGCGCCTCCTCCGACGGCGACGggacctcctcctccggcgcgccgccgcggggcaggTACGCGGCCGGGTTCGTCCTCACGCTGGCGGCCTCCGCCGTGTTGGCGCTGATCCTGTCCCTCTACGAGCTCGCCTTCGAGAGGGTGGTCCGAGCGCGGACGCCGCGGTGGGTGCTGCGCACGCAGATGCACACCAACCTCGtggcgtcggcggtggcggcggcggggctgctcGCGTCGGGGGAGTGGCGGACGGTGCCGGGGGAGATGGCGGCGTTCCGGGACGGGCCGGCGAGGTACGTACTGACGCTggccgggacggcggcggcgtggcaggcGGCGCTGGCAGGGCAGGTGCGGCTGGTCGCGAGGGTGTCGTCGCTGTTCGCGAACGCGACGGGCGCCGTGCAGCTCCCGCTGGTGCCGGTGTTTGCCGTGGTGCTGTTCGGGGACAGGATGACGGGCGTCAAGACCGTGGCCATGCTCATGGCCGTCTGGGGGTTCCTCTCCTACGTGTACCAGCACTACCTCGAcggccggcgtgcggcggcggggaaggaCGGGGCCGAGTGCGCCGTGTGCGCCGCGCGGGCGGCAAGCAACGCCGTTTCGAGCGCTTCTTGA
- the LOC120711693 gene encoding probable purine permease 11 isoform X1 has protein sequence MAHAQEIQLQITGVPEPESGDKGCDSRDEPEPDEPPTRRLPRSRGVRWWALVAVDMLMLLAGGTVATLLSRLYYNSGGNSKWMSTLTQSCGAPLLAIPLLLTPPAPEEERRRPAPSKLAAVYLGIGVLIGVDNLMYAYALLYLPVSTFSLVAATQLAFNAVTSRLINAQRFTPLIANSVVVLTFAAAMLGVGASSDGDGTSSSGAPPRGRYAAGFVLTLAASAVLALILSLYELAFERVVRARTPRWVLRTQMHTNLVASAVAAAGLLASGEWRTVPGEMAAFRDGPARYVLTLAGTAAAWQAALAGQVRLVARVSSLFANATGAVQLPLVPVFAVVLFGDRMTGVKTVAMLMAVWGFLSYVYQHYLDGRRAAAGKDGAECAVCAARAASNAVSSAS, from the exons ATGGCACATGCTCAAGAAATTCAGCTCCAAATCACAG GTGTTCCGGAGCCGGAATCCGGCGACAAGGGCTGCGACAGCCGTGATGAACCGGAACCTGATGAACCTCCCACACGCCGGTTGCCGAGAAGCCGCGGCGTCCGGTGGTGGGCGCTGGTGGCCGTGGACATGCTGATGTTGCTCGCCGGAGGGACAGTGGCCACCCTCCTCAGCCGCCTGTACTACAACTCCGGCGGCAACAGCAAGTGGATGTCCACGCTCACGCAGTCCTGCGGCGCGCCGCTCCTGGCCATCCCGTTGCTCctgacgccgccggcgccggaggaggagcgccGACGGCCGGCGCCGTCCAAGCTGGCGGCCGTCTACCTCGGCATCGGCGTCCTGATCGGCGTCGACAACCTGATGTACGCGTACGCGCTGCTGTACCTGCCGGTGTCCACCTTCTCGCTGGTGGCGGCGACGCAGCTGGCGTTCAACGCCGTCACGTCGCGGCTCATCAACGCGCAGCGCTTCACGCCGCTCATCGCCAACTCCGTGGTCGTGCTCACCTTCGCCGCCGCGATGCTCGGCGTCGGCGCCTCCTCCGACGGCGACGggacctcctcctccggcgcgccgccgcggggcaggTACGCGGCCGGGTTCGTCCTCACGCTGGCGGCCTCCGCCGTGTTGGCGCTGATCCTGTCCCTCTACGAGCTCGCCTTCGAGAGGGTGGTCCGAGCGCGGACGCCGCGGTGGGTGCTGCGCACGCAGATGCACACCAACCTCGtggcgtcggcggtggcggcggcggggctgctcGCGTCGGGGGAGTGGCGGACGGTGCCGGGGGAGATGGCGGCGTTCCGGGACGGGCCGGCGAGGTACGTACTGACGCTggccgggacggcggcggcgtggcaggcGGCGCTGGCAGGGCAGGTGCGGCTGGTCGCGAGGGTGTCGTCGCTGTTCGCGAACGCGACGGGCGCCGTGCAGCTCCCGCTGGTGCCGGTGTTTGCCGTGGTGCTGTTCGGGGACAGGATGACGGGCGTCAAGACCGTGGCCATGCTCATGGCCGTCTGGGGGTTCCTCTCCTACGTGTACCAGCACTACCTCGAcggccggcgtgcggcggcggggaaggaCGGGGCCGAGTGCGCCGTGTGCGCCGCGCGGGCGGCAAGCAACGCCGTTTCGAGCGCTTCTTGA
- the LOC120711693 gene encoding probable purine permease 11 isoform X3 produces MLMLLAGGTVATLLSRLYYNSGGNSKWMSTLTQSCGAPLLAIPLLLTPPAPEEERRRPAPSKLAAVYLGIGVLIGVDNLMYAYALLYLPVSTFSLVAATQLAFNAVTSRLINAQRFTPLIANSVVVLTFAAAMLGVGASSDGDGTSSSGAPPRGRYAAGFVLTLAASAVLALILSLYELAFERVVRARTPRWVLRTQMHTNLVASAVAAAGLLASGEWRTVPGEMAAFRDGPARYVLTLAGTAAAWQAALAGQVRLVARVSSLFANATGAVQLPLVPVFAVVLFGDRMTGVKTVAMLMAVWGFLSYVYQHYLDGRRAAAGKDGAECAVCAARAASNAVSSAS; encoded by the coding sequence ATGCTGATGTTGCTCGCCGGAGGGACAGTGGCCACCCTCCTCAGCCGCCTGTACTACAACTCCGGCGGCAACAGCAAGTGGATGTCCACGCTCACGCAGTCCTGCGGCGCGCCGCTCCTGGCCATCCCGTTGCTCctgacgccgccggcgccggaggaggagcgccGACGGCCGGCGCCGTCCAAGCTGGCGGCCGTCTACCTCGGCATCGGCGTCCTGATCGGCGTCGACAACCTGATGTACGCGTACGCGCTGCTGTACCTGCCGGTGTCCACCTTCTCGCTGGTGGCGGCGACGCAGCTGGCGTTCAACGCCGTCACGTCGCGGCTCATCAACGCGCAGCGCTTCACGCCGCTCATCGCCAACTCCGTGGTCGTGCTCACCTTCGCCGCCGCGATGCTCGGCGTCGGCGCCTCCTCCGACGGCGACGggacctcctcctccggcgcgccgccgcggggcaggTACGCGGCCGGGTTCGTCCTCACGCTGGCGGCCTCCGCCGTGTTGGCGCTGATCCTGTCCCTCTACGAGCTCGCCTTCGAGAGGGTGGTCCGAGCGCGGACGCCGCGGTGGGTGCTGCGCACGCAGATGCACACCAACCTCGtggcgtcggcggtggcggcggcggggctgctcGCGTCGGGGGAGTGGCGGACGGTGCCGGGGGAGATGGCGGCGTTCCGGGACGGGCCGGCGAGGTACGTACTGACGCTggccgggacggcggcggcgtggcaggcGGCGCTGGCAGGGCAGGTGCGGCTGGTCGCGAGGGTGTCGTCGCTGTTCGCGAACGCGACGGGCGCCGTGCAGCTCCCGCTGGTGCCGGTGTTTGCCGTGGTGCTGTTCGGGGACAGGATGACGGGCGTCAAGACCGTGGCCATGCTCATGGCCGTCTGGGGGTTCCTCTCCTACGTGTACCAGCACTACCTCGAcggccggcgtgcggcggcggggaaggaCGGGGCCGAGTGCGCCGTGTGCGCCGCGCGGGCGGCAAGCAACGCCGTTTCGAGCGCTTCTTGA